One Vibrio sp. CDRSL-10 TSBA genomic region harbors:
- a CDS encoding NapC/NirT family cytochrome c — MNWWKKPNSKWLLGIPLGGILAFILGVVSLGAYHGAMDYTNNNAFCFSCHIGMDTIVEEYQQSVHYKNTKGVIAATCADCHVPRELIPKLMVKITATADVFHKLAGDIRLDNFETEHRPRLAKHVTQQFIDNKSKQCRYCHQVERMDLDNQGRTTARRHQMMEERGQSCIDCHAGIAHKLPQPEQSAQPAQSDSTQQ, encoded by the coding sequence ATGAACTGGTGGAAAAAACCTAATTCGAAATGGCTGCTTGGAATCCCTTTAGGCGGAATATTAGCATTTATTTTAGGTGTTGTGTCTCTTGGTGCATATCATGGGGCAATGGACTATACCAATAATAATGCTTTCTGTTTCTCGTGTCATATTGGCATGGATACCATAGTTGAGGAATATCAACAGTCGGTCCATTATAAAAATACCAAAGGGGTGATTGCTGCCACTTGTGCCGATTGCCATGTGCCACGTGAACTGATACCAAAATTAATGGTAAAAATAACCGCTACTGCCGATGTGTTTCATAAACTGGCGGGGGATATCAGATTAGATAATTTCGAAACGGAGCATCGGCCGCGTCTGGCGAAACACGTGACGCAGCAGTTTATCGACAATAAATCCAAACAGTGCCGTTATTGTCATCAGGTAGAGCGGATGGATCTCGACAATCAGGGGCGTACAACAGCCCGCCGTCATCAGATGATGGAAGAGCGGGGACAGTCATGCATAGATTGCCACGCAGGTATTGCTCACAAGCTACCTCAACCTGAGCAATCTGCCCAACCCGCGCAGTCTGACAGTACCCAACAATAA
- a CDS encoding c-type cytochrome: MLNYLKLIMLHLPLIAISTSFSVVSYASGSDLIQRFECEACHGKDGVSQSTDIPTIAGIAEFNLIDQMLSYQEGRPADKVHHVSGDTSKQGDMATIANALTEQEIEQLAAHYSGLPFVRNSAGIRCRARCPG; the protein is encoded by the coding sequence ATGTTGAACTATTTAAAGTTAATAATGCTGCACTTACCTTTAATTGCCATCAGTACATCTTTTAGCGTTGTTTCATATGCTTCCGGCAGTGATCTAATCCAGCGCTTTGAATGTGAAGCCTGCCATGGCAAGGATGGTGTTTCACAAAGTACAGACATCCCGACCATTGCCGGTATTGCCGAGTTTAATCTTATCGATCAAATGCTGAGTTATCAGGAGGGGAGACCGGCTGATAAAGTGCACCATGTCAGCGGTGACACCAGTAAACAAGGCGATATGGCTACCATTGCAAATGCGCTCACTGAGCAGGAAATTGAGCAACTGGCCGCTCACTACAGTGGGTTGCCTTTTGTTCGAAACTCAGCAGGCATTCGATGCAGAGCTCGCTGCCCGGGGTAA